A genomic region of Homalodisca vitripennis isolate AUS2020 chromosome 5, UT_GWSS_2.1, whole genome shotgun sequence contains the following coding sequences:
- the LOC124363153 gene encoding serine/threonine-protein phosphatase 6 regulatory ankyrin repeat subunit B-like, giving the protein MRMVPKKIQIFLIKEIEILLNLCRDSSVKGEYGRTHIFKVWLSNPTVDLLLREEADVVNICNNRGISPLHLAELIESVIGKGFDFKNEVHGFPLLHQFVNIHFVSGVELLLKKGADLNYQDKEGRSPLHIAVCRQYIDITQMLLNKGAVVDIRNEEGETPLFCAVNMKLLFRQGANVNLKCHVCRPLHRDAVKMNEDIFDALLNHGANINERDGSGNTILHAAAARGFIYGIKTCLTRGVKVNERNFGGETPLHLAKSKEICEILLDSGALLEARDFSECTPFLTAAKCKYYTLDYLLQRGAEVNVRDNRGESALIAVQEDVEKVQTILDYGGDVNIKDNKGNTPLHILIDRQFGSKCIELLLERQAGVNIKNNAGLTPLHLAVLNNRTSVIELLLDNGADVFLINKRNKSPLQLALTREAVRPEISVMLDKGTMLNFRDRDTNSPLHFAVSNGDYDLVKALIDNGACVNSENSKCQSPLHIAVSRSFEPIVQLLLEKEASVNVGDAKIGTPLHLAVLVNNKTLIKALIDKGADVNNKDNQGSTPLHYAILCTNFEVSILLIHKSNVNLVDKCYRTPLHLAVLYEFDAVVDPLLASGAKVNLSDKKRNTPLHYASQNGSELLTRKLLERGALIDIQNSKGQTPLHVVIEQWSLLSGIECVRVLLDYGAAMDIKDYKGKTPIEYRKNVMEMKDLFSEMIIKSECVNLELYLNNEVVSALLKSYSELVPFQTTCLTELKYMKTQKIGSNNLYDVFSHYRDPTFSMKQSMEETINSPTLDLEFPLYAPLLRVTFEKSKS; this is encoded by the coding sequence ATGAGAATGGTTCCTAAAAAAATACAGATCTTTTTAATTAAGGAAATTGAGATCTTACTAAATTTATGTAGAGATTCAAGTGTTAAAGGTGAATATGGCCgaacacatatttttaaagtttggttgTCAAATCCTACAGTTGATTTACTGCTGAGGGAGGAAGCAgatgttgttaatatttgtaacaaCAGAGGAATATCTCCTTTACATCTTGCTGAATTGATTGAATCTGTTATAGGCAAaggatttgattttaaaaatgaagtGCATGGTTTCCCACTCCTTCATCAATTTGTTAACATACATTTTGTATCGGGTGTGGAGTTATTGTTAAAGAAAGGAGCAGATTTGAACTACCAAGACAAAGAAGGTAGAAGTCCTCTTCATATCGCCGTTTGCAGACAGTACATTGATATTACACAAATGCTTCTCAACAAAGGTGCAGTGGTGGATATCAGGAATGAGGAAGGTGAGACACCTCTTTTCTGTGCtgttaatatgaaattattatttaggcAAGGTGCTAATGTGAACTTAAAGTGTCATGTCTGTAGACCACTTCATAGGGATGCTGTAAAAATGAATGAAGATATATTTGATGCATTGTTAAATCATGGTGCCAATATAAATGAGAGAGACGGGTcaggtaatacaattttacacgcTGCAGCAGCAAGGGGTTTTATTTATggtattaaaacatgtttgacaAGAGGTGTTAAAGTGAATGAGAGAAACTTTGGAGGTGAAACACCTCTTCATCTTGCTAAGTCAAAGGAGATATGTGAGATATTGCTGGATAGTGGAGCTTTACTGGAGGCAAGAGACTTTTCAGAGTGTACACCTTTCCTTACAGCAGCTAAGTGTAAATATTACACTCTTGACTATCTGTTGCAAAGAGGAGCAGAAGTAAATGTGAGAGACAATAGAGGAGAGTCTGCTTTAATTGCCGTGCAGGAAGATGTGGAAAAAGTACAAACTATATTAGATTACGGTGGGGAcgtaaatataaaagacaataaAGGAAATACTCCTCTTCACATATTAATTGATCGTCAATTTGGTTCTAAATGTATAGAGCTCCTGCTTGAAAGACAAGCAGGTGTAAACATAAAGAACAATGCAGGTCTTACTCCTCTACATTTGGCAGTTTTGAACAACCGAACATCTGTAATCGAGTTGTTGTTAGATAATGGTGCCGACGTTTTCCTAATAAATAAGCGAAATAAGTCACCACTTCAACTTGCATTGACCAGAGAAGCGGTAAGGCCAGAAATAAGTGTTATGTTAGACAAGGGAACTATGTTGAACTTTAGGGACAGAGACACAAACAGTCCTCTTCACTTTGCTGTTTCAAATGGAGATTATGATCTGGTCAAAGCATTGATAGATAATGGAGCTTGTGTGAATTCAGAAAACAGCAAATGTCAAAGTCCTCTGCATATTGCTGTTTCAAGATCATTTGAACCAATAGTTCAACTACTGTTAGAGAAAGAAGCAAGTGTGAATGTCGGGGATGCTAAAATCGGAACCCCCCTTCATTTGGCTGTCTTAGTAAACAATAAGACTTTGATTAAAGCATTAATCGATAAAGGAGCAgatgtaaataataaagacaatCAAGGAAGTACCCCTCTCCATTATGCAATTTTATGTACAAACTTTGAAGTAAGCATTCTTTTAATCCATAAATCAAATGTAAACCTTGTAGATAAGTGTTATAGGACACCACTTCATTTAGCAGTCTTGTACGAGTTTGATGCTGTAGTTGATCCTTTACTTGCCTCTGGAGCTAAAGTAAATTTGAGTGACAAGAAAAGGAATACACCTCTCCATTATGCTTCTCAAAATGGATCAGAGTTACTAACCAGAAAACTCTTGGAGAGAGGAGCTTTAATAGATATTCAGAACTCAAAAGGACAAACTCCTCTCCACGTGGTTATAGAACAGTGGAGTTTATTATCTGGAATTGAATGTGTTCGAGTGTTGCTGGATTACGGGGCTGCCATGGATATAAAAGATTATAAAGGGAAAACCCCAATAGAATATAGAAAGAATGTAATGGAAATGAAAGATTTGTTTTCAGAAATGATCATCAAATCAGAATGTGTTAATTTAGAACTATATTTGAATAATGAAGTTGTGTCAGCCCTCCTCAAATCTTATAGTGAACTTGTTCCCTTTCAAACCACATGCTTAACAGAACTGAAGTACATGAAAACTCAGAAAATTGGCAGCAATAATCTCTACGATGTGTTTTCCCATTACAGGGATCCTACATTTTCTATGAAACAATCCATGGAAGAAACCATTAACTCTCCTACTTTGGATTTAGAGTTTCCATTGTATGCCCCACTTTTGAGAGTAACATTTGAGAAGAGCAAAAGCTAG